The following nucleotide sequence is from Camelus bactrianus isolate YW-2024 breed Bactrian camel chromosome 19, ASM4877302v1, whole genome shotgun sequence.
gcaagtttcttaacttctctgagcttttaTTCCTCTGTTGCAAACTGAGAATAATGATCCCTTCCTGGCTGCTGTGAGGGGTCAGATGAAATCCAGTGATGGATGTCTGTGAAAGCACCTTGTTGAAGCCAGTCCACCATATAGGTGAAGGAGGCGTATTGGTTTCTGTTCCCCAGAGAAGAACACTTGTTCCTTAGGAGGGCTGCCTGGGTCCTGGAGCCTGGGTCTCTGCCAAGTCACTTCTCCAGCATATTTCCATTTGTGATTCCCCCTCAGATCCTGGGCTTTTCCACCCCTCCTGGCCGGCTTTCCACGATGTCCTTCGTCCTCAACGCCCTCACCTGGTGAGTATCACCAGTTTTGCTCTCCAGCTTTTGGGGTCTTAGCACTGGAACTAACTTCCAAAATTCGGGCATGAAACAGGCTGGTGCTTGTTTCTGGGGAGTGGTGGACTAACGTGGGTGACAGAAGCCAGTTCTGGGACCCGCTCCATCACAGGGCTTCTTCTGTCACGATTTTGACTTAGCTGGAAAGCTCTTGTGTCACTCTGTGCATGCTGCCTTGGGACAGCTTCCATCTCAGATCCCTTCCCTGGTGTGGAATGAAGTGAGGAGAGGATTGGAATGGGAATCAGGAGAACTGGGTTCTATTCTCAGCCCATATGCCTTTGGCCaagttccttcctttctctctggacCTGAGGTCCCCATCTGTACCCTAAGGGCTTTGACTGAGAGGCAGTTTAGTATAGTGATTAAGAGCTTAGGCTCTGGAGGCCGACTCACTTGGCTTTGAATCTCAGCTTTTCCACAAGTCTAGTGACTGTGGACAAGTTAATCTGtctaagccccagtttcctcctcaTCAGTAAAGTGAGGCTGATCATACCACCCACTTCATAATTGTCAGGGTTATGTGACTTAATTCACAGGAggttcttagaacagtgccttgcACGTTGCTGTTCTTGATCTCACGTTGGAGGTCGAAAACTGGTGGGGTAACTTTGACCTCAGTTTGGCTCCCAGATATCTGCTTGGTTTACACGGTTGTCAGCCCACATAGGatgtttaagatttttttcacttagttgGAAATCAggatattttatgttaaaaatccagatttctggcttctcttaaaaaaaaatgggatgtGGGATGATCTTTTAACTCCAGGTCCACCTTCTAGCATGATGACTTGTCTAGCTGCAGGCCCTACTTCAGATGGAACCTGTATGCTTCTTGGTGCCACAAATCCCTGCCAATCTCTAGGCTCCCCTTGAGTGACATTTGCATCTGTCATCAAGTTCgtacttttgttttccttctccccaGACTGATCCACTCTCAACATTACCTGCCAGGTTCCTCTAGGCATCTAATATTGTAACCCTTGCTTCCCACTTACCTCGCTCGCTTGTGACCACTATGCTGTCAGCCTCATTGTCCCCCACTCCCCAAATAATCAAATCTAAGGCCAGGACAACCCAGTGACAACTCACTGCTGTCCTCTCCCCACAGTGCCCTGGGCTTGCTGTACTTCATCCGGCGAGGGAAGCAGTGTCTGGATTTCACTGTCACTGTCCATTTCTttcacctcctgggctgctggtTCTACAGCTCCCGTTTCCCCTCGGCGTTGACCTGGTGGTTGGTCCAGGCCGTGTGCATTGCGCTCATGGCTGTCATCGGGGAGTACCTGTGCATGCGGTCGGAGCTCAAGGAGATCCCTCTCAACTCAGCCCCTAAGTCCAATGTCTAGAGTTGGGTCCTTTGGACACCCTGGTGGGCACTTGACACCCCCCTGCCCCAACACCTTGGTCTGCTCAGACCATCCAGATGAGGTCCAGCCCAGGTCTGAGAGGAACCCGGGAAATGGGAAGCCTCTGTTGGTGTGGGAGAGAGAGTGAGGCCCTGTTAAGAAGGTGGGTAGCAGTCAAGATCACAGCTACAAGAAGGGCCTCTGTCTGCTGAAACCTTGGTTTCTGGGAGGTCAGCGAGGGGACCTCTTTCAGAGTAATAACAGAATCGAAACCATGTTACTCTTGAGCCATCATACCTGTCACCAgcctgttattttaaaaaggaaaaaaaaaaatcaaggatatCTGATTGGAGCAAACCACTCTTGTAGTCATCTGTCGTTCCTCCCTGGGACAGCTGCTACCTGGGCCATGTTGCTGAACTGCAGCTATTCTGTCTGGAGAAACACTTGGCTTCCGGACCCAGAGCCACAGTGAGAGAGACTTCGGCGCAAAGTAGCAGACTGCCGACAGGGAGAGGATGGCAGATGGAGGCATCAAGCACAAGGAGAACGCACAACCTGTGCCCTGCCACACGCCTGTGCGCGCGCACCCATGAACTCATGACAGACCGTCTTCTGGTTCTCTGCTGGGTCCCCACCCTGCTGCCAGCTTTCAACTCGCGGGCTGTAGGACCCAGAGAAGAATCCCAGCATCGCTCCCCATCAGACCCTCGCACTAGAGTCACTGCCTGTTCTCTAGGGATGACCAGGCACCCCGCCTCCCAATGACCCTCAGTTCAGGCAAGAGTTCCCTTCTGCTGCCTAATTTGGAATTCCATGGTGAGGAGGGAACGGTGGGTGCCCAGACACTGGAAGCCCAGCCTTCCAGCTTGAGGTGCACTGATTGTGCCACGGGAGACAGGAATTAGCTACTAAGATTTTTCTTTGGGGTGAAGTGTTCTCCATGGGGGGCTTGTAGCTGCCCTACCTGTGCacataaatacagtattttccaTGGTTCTGCCTGTGTTTACTTTGTAATGCCATGACTGGGGCTAGGAGAGGTTAGCACAGCCAGACAAAGGAGCTGCAAAGAATTATTAGGCCGCCTTCTTCTTTCCGAACCCCAGAGTGTTCCTCCATTTGGTTGAAACACTAAGTGCAGGGAATTCCTGTGTTCCACCCCTCCACCTGCAGCCTTCCCCGCTATGCCTTGGGTGAACCACCATGACTCTCAGGATTCCTTCCCCACTTGCCAGTGACTTTTGAATGTGCTCAGTGGAACCTGCTGGTCTAGACCCACTTCTGCCTTGAAGCCATTGCTGTTCCCCTTTGGGTCCTCCAGAGCCTGCCCAGAAGAGCTGTCAGTTTTCAGCTTTCAGTGTCAGGGCTACACAGATGAGGAGTTTTGCTATCTCCCCAGGAAGCCTTTCTAgcctcctggctcccagccctgTAGAACAGGG
It contains:
- the SYS1 gene encoding protein SYS1 homolog isoform X1, producing MAGQFRSYVWDPLLILSQIVLMQTVYYGSLGLWLALVDGLVRSSPSLDQMFDAEILGFSTPPGRLSTMSFVLNALTCALGLLYFIRRGKQCLDFTVTVHFFHLLGCWFYSSRFPSALTWWLVQAVCIALMAVIGEYLCMRSELKEIPLNSAPKSNV